Proteins from a genomic interval of Actinoalloteichus hymeniacidonis:
- a CDS encoding sugar transferase: MNDRQAVHIVPSEPRLDVVPTVLRASTDAWQRRHRRHVILADHLTTLSVVTVAAVTMLRSGSTAAVAPGWNAAALVLSAVITAACVLGALFVSHAWDPRGLGHGAEEYRRVGRALLSTMVFLALIGFAWQLTVLRPWIFVVVPLIGLTALPVRYVIRQALHRRRRAGQCLLPVLAAGGVETLRELIARTRREPHSGWRIDGVCITRDSWSGLMAWERGEIDGVPVVGTIDELAELVGAGGYRVVALAPDPYWTPGRIQRLAWQLEGSDAEMVVAPMLLEVTGPRLNVAPVFGLPLLWVSQPTFTGVKRVVKDCVDRIVAVLLLLLAAPLFLVIAVLIRIDSGGPILYRQRRVGREGRIFTMIKFRSMVQGAHRLRAGMDPGDDQGAGPMFKMRRDPRITKVGAVLRRYSIDELPQLFNVVTGSMSLVGPRPPLPEEVEHYDPAARRRLLVKPGLTGLWQVSGRSDLSWEESVRLDLRYVENWSLALDFVILWKTVWAVVRGQGAY; this comes from the coding sequence GTGAATGACAGACAGGCGGTGCACATCGTCCCGAGCGAGCCGCGCCTCGACGTCGTCCCCACGGTCCTTCGAGCGTCCACCGATGCATGGCAGCGCAGGCACCGCCGCCATGTCATCCTCGCCGACCATCTGACCACGCTGTCCGTCGTCACCGTCGCAGCCGTGACAATGCTGCGCAGTGGCTCCACGGCGGCGGTCGCGCCCGGCTGGAACGCCGCGGCGTTGGTCCTCTCCGCCGTCATCACGGCGGCCTGTGTGCTGGGAGCGTTGTTCGTCTCCCATGCGTGGGATCCCCGCGGCCTCGGCCACGGCGCCGAGGAGTACCGCCGGGTCGGGCGGGCGCTGCTCTCCACGATGGTGTTCCTGGCTCTGATCGGTTTCGCGTGGCAGCTCACCGTGCTGCGCCCCTGGATCTTCGTCGTCGTTCCGTTGATCGGACTGACGGCGCTGCCCGTTCGCTATGTCATCCGACAGGCGCTGCATCGCCGTCGGCGTGCCGGGCAATGCCTGCTACCGGTGCTCGCCGCAGGGGGTGTCGAGACCTTGCGCGAGCTGATCGCCAGAACGCGACGCGAACCGCACAGCGGCTGGCGGATCGACGGTGTGTGCATCACCAGGGACAGCTGGTCCGGACTGATGGCCTGGGAACGCGGTGAGATCGACGGCGTCCCGGTCGTCGGCACCATCGATGAACTCGCCGAGCTCGTCGGTGCGGGTGGCTACCGCGTGGTCGCACTCGCGCCCGATCCCTATTGGACACCGGGACGGATCCAACGTCTTGCCTGGCAGCTGGAGGGCAGCGACGCGGAGATGGTCGTCGCCCCGATGCTGCTCGAGGTCACCGGGCCCCGACTCAATGTCGCTCCGGTGTTCGGACTGCCGTTGCTCTGGGTCAGCCAGCCGACCTTCACCGGGGTGAAGCGGGTGGTCAAGGACTGCGTCGACCGGATCGTCGCGGTGTTGCTGCTGCTGTTGGCCGCGCCGTTGTTCCTGGTCATCGCGGTGTTGATCCGCATCGACAGCGGTGGACCAATCCTGTACCGCCAACGGCGCGTCGGTCGAGAGGGCCGGATATTCACGATGATCAAATTCCGTTCGATGGTCCAGGGCGCGCATCGGCTGCGTGCCGGGATGGACCCTGGCGACGACCAGGGCGCGGGGCCGATGTTCAAGATGCGCCGTGATCCGAGGATCACCAAGGTCGGGGCGGTGCTGCGGCGCTACTCGATCGACGAGCTTCCCCAACTGTTCAACGTGGTCACCGGCTCGATGTCGTTGGTAGGGCCGCGCCCACCGCTGCCGGAGGAGGTCGAGCACTACGACCCGGCCGCGCGCCGCCGGTTGTTGGTGAAGCCGGGGCTCACCGGGCTGTGGCAGGTCAGCGGTCGAAGCGACCTGTCCTGGGAGGAGTCGGTCCGGCTCGACCTGCGTTATGTGGAGAACTGGTCGCTCGCCCTGGACTTCGTGATCCTGTGGAAGACCGTCTGGGCCGTGGTCCGGGGCCAGGGGGCGTACTGA